Proteins encoded by one window of Anaerolineales bacterium:
- a CDS encoding thioredoxin domain-containing protein — MFTPINPPESSTPPPAEPVIAPLNPKRTERPYDPRLVLVVLGTVGVLFAGLLAAVVVFAQQSPTTAGLPEANATVPPSRVMSNLVTGLPVIGSPEAKVLLVEFMNFGCSHCKNYAPVINTIIKEQVDTGKARLAMVTLFFDVEDASFFAANVAICADQQGGYWKMHDALYELQGRQGLSWAVIEEIVTARDLDFPKLQSCVTEQKAFPVLESGLSMAKSAKISGTPTLMYSLDGGVTLHYFKVNGQDFPSGVTAQMVAELIAQNP, encoded by the coding sequence ATGTTCACGCCCATCAATCCGCCTGAGTCATCCACCCCACCCCCTGCTGAACCAGTGATCGCGCCGCTGAACCCCAAACGAACCGAGCGCCCCTATGATCCGCGCCTTGTCTTGGTTGTCTTGGGGACAGTGGGCGTGCTTTTTGCTGGATTGCTGGCGGCCGTTGTCGTTTTTGCGCAGCAATCGCCCACAACCGCAGGGCTTCCAGAGGCGAATGCCACCGTCCCCCCCTCCCGCGTGATGTCCAACTTGGTCACTGGCTTACCCGTCATTGGGAGTCCAGAGGCAAAGGTGCTGCTGGTGGAATTTATGAACTTTGGCTGTTCCCACTGCAAAAACTATGCCCCGGTGATCAATACGATTATCAAAGAGCAGGTTGATACGGGGAAGGCACGGCTGGCAATGGTCACGCTTTTTTTTGATGTCGAAGATGCCTCTTTTTTCGCAGCGAATGTGGCGATTTGTGCCGATCAGCAAGGGGGGTATTGGAAGATGCACGATGCCCTTTACGAGTTGCAGGGACGACAGGGGTTATCGTGGGCGGTGATTGAGGAGATAGTGACGGCAAGAGACTTGGACTTCCCCAAACTCCAAAGTTGTGTCACCGAACAAAAAGCCTTCCCCGTTTTGGAAAGTGGGCTGTCAATGGCGAAAAGCGCCAAAATTTCCGGCACGCCAACGCTCATGTATTCGTTGGATGGCGGGGTGACGTTGCACTATTTCAAAGTGAACGGGCAAGATTTTCCGTCGGGGGTTACGGCGCAGATGGTTGCTGAACTCATCGCCCAAAACCCTTAA
- a CDS encoding thymidine phosphorylase, with amino-acid sequence MRAVDIIAHKRDGGELSSEEIAFFIEGYTRGTITDYQASAWLMAVYWRGMTEREIVDLTNAMAHSGDVLDFTNILPIVVDKHSSGGVGDKTTLIVLPIVAACGVPVAKMSGRGLGYSGGTIDKLEAIPGYRVILSEDEFIQQVKKIGIVLTSQSANLAPADGKLYALRDVTATVPSLPLIASSIMSKKIAAGAQAIVLDVKVGMGAFMPTIEEARVLAKMMVGIGRGVGRQTVAMLSDMNQPLGSAVGNALEVAEAVECLHNKGAQDLRDHCLTVAAYMLWLANGGKPDDDIQTYTRQASDKLRSGAAFEKFVTLIKAQGGDPKVINDPSLLSKARYTETLTATRDGYVRQINALHVGMAAVELGAGRARKDDSIDHAVGIIVHKKVGETIMVGEPTFTIHANDTTKLARAKQMLHNTLVYSDQATLPLPTFYDIFTD; translated from the coding sequence ATGCGTGCCGTCGATATTATTGCCCACAAACGGGATGGGGGAGAACTCAGCAGCGAAGAAATCGCCTTCTTCATTGAGGGGTACACCAGAGGAACAATTACCGATTATCAGGCATCGGCATGGCTCATGGCAGTCTATTGGCGGGGAATGACCGAACGCGAGATCGTTGATCTGACGAACGCTATGGCACACAGTGGCGATGTCCTTGATTTTACGAACATCCTCCCCATCGTCGTTGATAAACATTCCTCCGGTGGGGTTGGGGATAAAACGACCTTGATTGTCCTCCCTATTGTAGCCGCTTGTGGGGTGCCAGTGGCAAAGATGAGCGGGCGCGGCTTGGGCTATTCGGGGGGGACAATCGATAAATTGGAAGCCATCCCCGGCTATCGAGTGATTCTTTCCGAAGATGAATTTATCCAGCAAGTGAAAAAAATCGGAATCGTCCTCACCAGCCAAAGCGCAAATCTTGCCCCCGCCGATGGGAAATTGTATGCCCTACGGGATGTAACCGCCACTGTCCCAAGCCTGCCCCTCATCGCCAGCAGCATCATGAGCAAAAAGATCGCGGCAGGCGCTCAGGCAATTGTCCTTGATGTCAAGGTGGGCATGGGCGCATTTATGCCCACTATTGAAGAAGCGCGGGTGTTGGCAAAGATGATGGTTGGCATTGGGCGTGGTGTGGGACGGCAAACGGTTGCCATGCTCTCCGATATGAACCAACCCCTAGGAAGCGCCGTAGGGAACGCCCTAGAGGTTGCCGAAGCTGTAGAGTGCCTTCACAACAAGGGGGCGCAAGACCTCCGCGACCACTGCCTGACCGTCGCCGCCTATATGCTGTGGCTGGCGAATGGTGGCAAGCCCGATGATGATATTCAAACCTATACCCGCCAAGCCTCGGATAAGCTCCGCAGCGGGGCTGCGTTCGAGAAATTTGTCACCTTGATCAAGGCACAAGGGGGCGATCCGAAGGTGATTAACGATCCCTCTCTGTTATCCAAAGCCCGTTATACAGAAACCCTCACCGCCACCCGCGATGGTTATGTGCGCCAGATTAACGCCCTTCATGTGGGAATGGCGGCGGTGGAACTTGGGGCGGGGCGAGCGCGTAAAGATGATTCTATCGATCATGCGGTGGGAATCATCGTCCATAAGAAAGTGGGCGAGACGATTATGGTGGGAGAGCCAACCTTCACCATTCACGCCAACGACACAACCAAACTCGCACGGGCGAAGCAGATGCTGCACAACACCCTTGTTTACAGCGACCAAGCAACGCTGCCCTTGCCAACCTTCTACGATATTTTCACCGATTAA
- a CDS encoding protein kinase, translating to MERIGAYTLIDIIGLGGMATVYRAKRDADTTEIALKVIRGEMAAEKGIAARFDREAQTMLALKHPHILTVYEHGTVDAMLYLAEELLPGTGLLGLIRERKIALDQANRLIGQIASALIYAHELGVIHRDLKPHNILLRGNGDAVLTDFGLARLLDEDAAAKTALTQTGAQIGTPAYMPPEQWVGDAADVRSDVYAFGLLIYEILTGEQAFKGENAYDLMHKHLYMPPPTLRKDRPDLPVGVDAVVRRALAKERHERYQTVQELYDAYKLAFLGVTLPHYAEKGADMMTRIVSPSQAKKQEARAIADLEAELARQNPTPSRSTQTINLLPQDVSGRYLGRSREVGDIISLIRERARLISIYGRGGVGKTALACKALTDLMDSSLHPDGVVSLSAISTGISLDRILTGFGKLLGGSDQLLMEFLSRDASTPPAQKANALLEKLEGGRYVLLLDNLETLQTPGSGELTDAGLNAFLETALERGGSLSILITSREPLALPRLLKTWERLIPLDEGLARADAIALLRAFDPDGAAGLQEASEDALGKLVDRAGGFPRALEAIAGLLLEDPLLSVDSLVSDMTLITSEVVPLIVKQAISRLTPEAVRVMEALAVLEFPAPQSAVEYMLAPYMDTTSMRAILARLVRGYFVGFNRATGHFSLHPIDRDYCYNAITVGESGDSRLNPPPYSRVALHGRAAEYYRRLVKPRDQWRNVETISPQINAIYHLTKAGEYDEAHRVLITIDKYHLWEWGQIDTLEKLYTPLVGKVIDPHLSRQMRLRMNMYYYFWEKPAEHERLTRELIAEAHAAGDTQSEAEAYDDLGQALRLVSQLPAGVAAHQKAYELQRQLGNRLGQAESLGGIGSTLAFIDPSNAVQPLEEALAIQREYNNPGNISYLLIELADVYTDLGDLKKAHACASEALEVAEGSSPMNIIRAMGVLSQTYVYMGLYDQAIALAKRAMSDAQKYPPMRGVRDVLIVMAQSYMIQAELTRGNTAEALAIVQQISKDLLYDLRDAAPAHFIRLTSALAFLFEGDLATVQRLMAIYDSISRGVFFSIIGAFYLYIHAFLGNSETVRRQFDIVMANINPAGAQYYMLDVWKALLAAIKMVIGGEVEDALERYGKVIPTMPKGIRAMHESLISRLAERTSHPDLMRVKAEIFGVTVS from the coding sequence ATGGAGCGCATTGGGGCATACACACTCATCGACATCATTGGCTTGGGCGGCATGGCAACCGTCTATCGTGCCAAACGGGATGCGGATACCACAGAGATTGCCCTCAAGGTCATTCGTGGCGAGATGGCGGCGGAAAAAGGCATTGCCGCACGCTTTGATCGCGAAGCGCAGACGATGTTGGCGCTTAAGCACCCCCACATCCTGACCGTCTACGAACACGGCACAGTTGATGCAATGCTTTATCTTGCCGAAGAACTTCTCCCCGGTACAGGGCTGCTAGGCTTGATTCGGGAGCGGAAGATCGCCCTCGATCAGGCAAATCGACTCATTGGGCAAATTGCCTCTGCCCTGATCTATGCCCATGAGCTGGGGGTGATTCACCGCGACCTAAAGCCGCATAACATCCTCTTGCGGGGGAATGGCGATGCCGTGCTGACCGATTTTGGCTTAGCCCGCCTCCTTGATGAAGATGCGGCGGCAAAGACGGCGCTCACCCAGACCGGAGCGCAAATTGGGACGCCTGCTTACATGCCCCCCGAACAATGGGTGGGTGATGCCGCCGATGTCCGCTCTGATGTCTATGCCTTCGGCTTGCTCATTTACGAGATTTTGACCGGAGAGCAAGCCTTCAAAGGCGAAAATGCCTACGATTTGATGCATAAACACCTCTACATGCCCCCACCGACCTTGCGCAAGGATCGCCCCGATCTGCCTGTTGGGGTAGATGCTGTTGTACGGCGGGCGCTGGCGAAAGAGCGCCACGAGCGCTATCAGACTGTTCAGGAACTCTACGATGCCTACAAACTTGCCTTCCTCGGCGTGACGCTACCACACTATGCCGAAAAAGGCGCTGATATGATGACGCGCATTGTCAGCCCCTCTCAGGCAAAGAAGCAAGAGGCACGGGCAATTGCCGATCTTGAAGCCGAACTCGCCCGTCAAAACCCAACCCCCTCACGTTCTACACAAACGATCAATCTGCTCCCCCAAGATGTGAGCGGGCGGTATCTAGGGCGTTCGCGGGAGGTTGGCGATATTATCAGTCTGATCCGCGAACGCGCCCGCCTGATCAGTATCTATGGGCGTGGCGGGGTAGGCAAGACCGCCCTCGCCTGCAAAGCCCTGACCGATCTCATGGATTCATCCTTGCACCCTGATGGGGTTGTCTCCCTGAGCGCAATCAGCACAGGGATCAGCTTGGATCGCATCCTAACCGGCTTTGGAAAGCTGCTTGGCGGCTCGGATCAACTGCTGATGGAATTTCTCAGCCGTGATGCCAGCACTCCACCGGCTCAAAAAGCAAACGCCTTGCTCGAAAAGTTAGAGGGCGGGCGCTATGTTCTGCTGCTCGATAACCTCGAAACACTGCAAACCCCCGGCTCGGGCGAACTAACCGATGCTGGCTTAAACGCTTTTCTGGAAACAGCGCTAGAGCGGGGCGGCAGTTTATCCATCCTCATCACCAGCCGTGAACCACTGGCACTCCCCCGCCTTCTCAAAACGTGGGAACGCCTGATCCCCCTTGACGAGGGCTTAGCGCGGGCGGATGCTATTGCCTTGCTCCGCGCCTTTGACCCCGATGGGGCAGCGGGCTTGCAAGAGGCAAGCGAGGACGCCCTCGGAAAGTTAGTGGATCGAGCGGGGGGCTTTCCCCGTGCGTTGGAGGCAATCGCTGGTCTGCTTTTGGAAGACCCATTGCTCTCTGTCGATTCGCTCGTCAGTGACATGACCTTGATCACCTCGGAGGTCGTTCCCCTGATTGTCAAACAGGCGATTTCACGGTTGACACCAGAGGCAGTGCGCGTCATGGAGGCATTGGCGGTCTTGGAATTTCCCGCCCCCCAAAGCGCGGTGGAATACATGCTTGCACCCTATATGGATACGACCTCTATGCGGGCGATTTTGGCGCGGCTGGTGCGTGGCTACTTCGTGGGATTCAATCGCGCAACAGGGCATTTCTCGCTGCACCCGATTGATCGAGACTATTGTTACAACGCGATCACCGTAGGGGAATCGGGCGACTCACGTCTTAATCCCCCTCCCTATTCACGGGTGGCGCTGCATGGGCGGGCGGCGGAGTACTACCGCCGTTTGGTAAAGCCCCGTGATCAGTGGCGTAACGTGGAAACGATCAGCCCCCAGATCAACGCAATTTACCACCTGACAAAAGCGGGCGAATATGACGAGGCGCACCGCGTGTTGATAACCATTGACAAGTACCATCTTTGGGAGTGGGGGCAAATTGATACCCTCGAAAAACTTTACACGCCACTGGTGGGAAAGGTCATTGACCCCCATTTGTCTCGGCAGATGCGCTTGCGGATGAACATGTATTACTACTTCTGGGAGAAACCAGCAGAACATGAACGGCTCACCCGTGAACTGATTGCCGAAGCGCACGCCGCCGGGGATACCCAGAGCGAGGCAGAAGCCTATGACGATCTCGGACAGGCGCTGCGGTTGGTGTCCCAATTGCCAGCAGGGGTTGCCGCCCACCAAAAGGCGTATGAACTTCAACGCCAACTAGGAAATCGCTTAGGGCAGGCGGAGTCGCTCGGCGGGATTGGCTCAACGCTTGCCTTTATCGATCCCTCGAATGCTGTCCAGCCGTTGGAAGAAGCCCTCGCCATTCAACGGGAATACAACAATCCGGGAAACATCTCGTATCTGCTCATTGAGCTTGCCGATGTCTATACCGATCTCGGTGATCTAAAAAAAGCCCATGCCTGTGCCAGCGAAGCCTTAGAAGTGGCAGAGGGCAGCAGCCCGATGAACATCATCCGGGCGATGGGCGTGCTGAGCCAAACCTATGTCTATATGGGGCTTTACGATCAGGCGATTGCGTTGGCGAAGCGTGCGATGAGCGATGCCCAAAAATACCCGCCCATGCGCGGCGTGCGCGATGTGCTGATTGTCATGGCACAGTCCTACATGATTCAGGCGGAATTAACACGCGGGAACACCGCAGAAGCATTGGCAATCGTGCAGCAGATTTCCAAAGACCTTTTATACGATCTTCGGGATGCCGCCCCTGCCCACTTCATTCGCCTGACCTCAGCCTTGGCGTTTCTTTTTGAGGGCGATTTAGCCACCGTACAGCGGCTTATGGCGATCTATGACAGCATCTCAAGGGGGGTGTTTTTCTCCATCATTGGAGCGTTTTACCTCTATATCCACGCCTTCTTGGGAAATAGCGAAACGGTGCGCCGCCAGTTTGATATTGTGATGGCAAACATCAATCCAGCAGGTGCGCAGTATTATATGTTGGACGTGTGGAAGGCGCTTTTGGCTGCTATCAAGATGGTGATTGGCGGTGAAGTTGAGGATGCGCTCGAACGCTATGGCAAGGTTATTCCGACGATGCCCAAAGGAATTCGGGCGATGCACGAATCGCTTATTTCCCGTCTTGCCGAACGAACAAGCCATCCCGACCTGATGCGGGTAAAGGCAGAAATTTTCGGGGTAACTGTGTCCTAA
- a CDS encoding alpha/beta hydrolase, which yields MDAAFGAPVECGYLTVPENRRNPNSRTIKIFVAVIKSDQPNPQPVVYLAGGPGGSATMQLGAWLQSEITVPYDFVMIDQRGTGFSEPNLNCPEMEGKGFPAPPEDVRACHDRLIKSGIDLDGYNSRESAADIADLRLALGYESWDVLGISYGTRLALTLMRDHPEGIRAVVLDSIYPPNVNSIESIGVLMLSAFQRLWDACAADEACGSTFPGLDQIFYKVVTDLNAEPQEVEGQSIETGKPLKFIVTGDDIIDRLYLGLGGEDIIPAIPGLLALFAMGNYDFLPLVMGINPLAGNNHIPGRSMLQPAQPSEGDTSDAEGARLSVECSEEFPFNSKEKGIALISDAPEAMKASLEKIIVREFSDCENWAVTPGDPLENEAVKSDIPVLMLVGHFDPLTPPEWAKKAAETLPNATYVEFPNLTHGISDYDPCPDSILAAFLANPTATLDMSCVAEMVVYFQTQ from the coding sequence ATGGACGCTGCCTTTGGCGCACCAGTTGAATGTGGGTACTTAACCGTTCCCGAAAACCGGCGAAACCCCAACAGCCGAACAATCAAGATTTTTGTTGCCGTAATCAAAAGTGACCAACCCAACCCGCAACCCGTTGTTTACCTTGCCGGTGGACCAGGCGGGAGCGCAACGATGCAGTTGGGCGCGTGGCTTCAGAGCGAAATCACCGTTCCTTATGATTTTGTCATGATCGATCAACGCGGGACGGGCTTCAGCGAACCCAACCTGAACTGCCCCGAAATGGAAGGGAAGGGCTTTCCTGCCCCGCCGGAGGATGTCCGGGCGTGCCATGATCGCCTTATCAAGTCCGGCATTGATCTGGATGGCTATAACAGCCGCGAGAGTGCCGCCGATATTGCTGACCTACGCCTTGCCCTCGGCTATGAATCATGGGATGTGTTGGGAATTTCCTATGGAACGCGCCTCGCCCTTACGCTGATGCGCGACCACCCAGAAGGGATTCGCGCCGTCGTCCTCGATTCGATCTACCCCCCGAATGTGAATTCGATAGAATCGATTGGTGTATTGATGCTCTCTGCCTTCCAACGCCTTTGGGATGCCTGTGCCGCAGATGAGGCGTGCGGGAGTACCTTTCCGGGGTTGGATCAGATTTTCTACAAGGTCGTCACTGATCTGAACGCCGAACCACAGGAGGTGGAAGGGCAAAGTATCGAGACGGGTAAACCGCTCAAATTCATCGTCACTGGGGACGATATTATTGACCGCCTTTACCTCGGTCTGGGGGGGGAAGATATTATCCCCGCCATCCCCGGTTTGCTGGCGCTCTTTGCTATGGGCAACTACGACTTTCTCCCTCTGGTCATGGGGATCAACCCCCTGGCGGGGAACAACCACATTCCCGGACGTTCCATGCTCCAGCCAGCGCAGCCCTCCGAAGGGGATACTTCTGATGCCGAGGGCGCACGTCTTTCGGTGGAATGTAGTGAGGAATTTCCTTTCAACAGCAAAGAAAAAGGGATTGCCCTGATTAGTGATGCACCAGAGGCAATGAAAGCCAGCTTGGAGAAGATCATTGTTCGGGAGTTTAGCGATTGCGAAAACTGGGCGGTGACGCCGGGTGACCCCCTTGAAAATGAGGCAGTAAAGAGCGATATACCCGTCTTGATGTTGGTGGGTCATTTCGACCCGCTGACACCCCCAGAATGGGCGAAGAAGGCGGCGGAAACGCTCCCCAATGCAACCTACGTGGAGTTTCCGAATCTGACACACGGCATCTCCGACTACGACCCCTGCCCAGATTCGATCTTGGCAGCGTTCTTGGCGAATCCCACTGCCACACTGGATATGTCTTGTGTGGCGGAGATGGTCGTTTACTTCCAAACGCAGTGA
- a CDS encoding 16S rRNA (uracil(1498)-N(3))-methyltransferase, translated as MHRFYIHPTFRQGEVITFPTEIAHQLHRVLRMRPHETVIAFDGSGVDYVVRLAVVERGEALGQIIGERPGRSEPPVAITLYQSLLKRDNFEWALAKCTEVGVAKIVPIISQRTIRHERSEEGRREKQQEHRHERWRRVIVEAVEQCERSVVPTLSETIPFEKAIQGGQGEEHYNVRLLCYESEEKITLKTVLAAYHRQRAQATPKIAIIIGPEGGFTEEEVRAARDAGWQSVSLGGQILRAETAGVVAAACILYEWR; from the coding sequence ATGCACCGTTTTTATATCCACCCCACCTTTCGTCAGGGTGAGGTGATTACCTTTCCCACAGAGATTGCCCACCAACTCCATCGTGTCCTGCGGATGCGTCCCCATGAGACGGTGATTGCCTTTGATGGCTCTGGTGTGGACTATGTGGTGCGGCTGGCGGTGGTCGAACGAGGGGAGGCACTTGGGCAAATCATTGGCGAACGCCCCGGACGGAGCGAACCACCTGTTGCCATCACACTCTATCAAAGTTTGCTTAAACGAGATAATTTTGAATGGGCGTTGGCGAAGTGTACCGAGGTAGGCGTGGCAAAGATCGTCCCTATCATCAGCCAGCGAACGATCCGCCACGAACGAAGCGAGGAGGGGCGGCGCGAAAAACAGCAGGAACATCGCCATGAGCGCTGGCGGCGGGTGATCGTTGAGGCAGTGGAACAGTGTGAACGCTCGGTTGTCCCTACGCTTTCCGAAACAATCCCTTTTGAAAAGGCAATTCAGGGCGGGCAAGGTGAGGAACACTACAATGTGCGTCTGCTTTGTTACGAAAGCGAAGAAAAAATTACGCTGAAAACTGTCCTCGCCGCGTATCATCGCCAACGCGCTCAGGCGACCCCTAAAATCGCCATCATCATTGGACCAGAAGGCGGTTTCACCGAAGAAGAAGTGCGTGCGGCAAGGGATGCAGGTTGGCAATCTGTCTCACTTGGGGGGCAAATTTTGCGGGCAGAGACAGCGGGCGTTGTGGCAGCAGCCTGTATTTTGTACGAATGGCGGTAA
- a CDS encoding Bax inhibitor-1/YccA family protein yields the protein MGFSTYSESRAEVSSLDFSKIMRAVYLWLAIGLSVGFGIALMMRTAGQAAIASGDPTKFALFSPGVMLVTGIAYIVLAIAFQPLVMRSKPAIGSVLYLALTVVFGLMISVTLTFYSDRAIIAAFAATAGMFGVMSILGYTTKMDLSKIGSVLIMALIGLVIASIINIFLKSPALYWLITYAGVIIFAGLTAWDTQKIKQTAAEVAVTNDGAMAQRVALIGAFTLFLDFVNLFLYLLRIFGSRD from the coding sequence ATGGGATTCTCTACCTATTCGGAATCGCGTGCTGAGGTCAGCAGCCTCGATTTCTCAAAAATCATGCGTGCGGTGTACCTATGGCTGGCGATTGGCTTGAGCGTAGGGTTCGGCATTGCCCTTATGATGCGTACCGCCGGACAAGCGGCGATTGCCTCTGGCGATCCGACGAAATTTGCCCTGTTTAGCCCCGGTGTGATGCTCGTTACAGGCATTGCCTACATTGTGTTGGCAATTGCCTTCCAGCCCCTGGTAATGCGTTCCAAGCCTGCCATTGGCTCGGTTCTCTATCTTGCCCTGACGGTTGTCTTTGGCTTGATGATCTCCGTGACGCTGACCTTCTATTCGGATCGGGCGATCATCGCGGCGTTCGCGGCAACGGCGGGTATGTTCGGCGTTATGTCCATTCTGGGCTACACAACGAAAATGGACTTGTCGAAAATTGGCTCGGTGTTGATCATGGCGTTGATCGGCTTGGTCATTGCCAGCATCATCAACATCTTCCTAAAAAGCCCTGCCCTCTATTGGCTAATTACCTATGCGGGTGTGATCATCTTTGCCGGATTGACGGCATGGGACACCCAGAAGATCAAGCAAACGGCGGCTGAGGTGGCAGTGACGAATGACGGCGCAATGGCGCAGCGTGTAGCGCTCATCGGGGCGTTCACCCTCTTCTTGGACTTCGTGAACTTGTTCCTCTACTTGCTGCGCATCTTCGGCAGCCGCGACTAA
- a CDS encoding CoA-binding protein produces the protein MPLTQNEDLKTILSETKTIAVVGWSNKANRPSNEVAAYLTSAGYSVYHVNPVIASTPEQPVYATLAEVPVPIDVVDVFRRSEDVPDVVEAAIRVGANVVWMQEGITNDAAAQRAEDAGLKVVQDRCMKITHRKLMGS, from the coding sequence ATGCCTCTCACCCAGAATGAGGATTTGAAAACAATCCTCAGCGAGACAAAGACAATCGCTGTTGTCGGTTGGTCGAACAAAGCGAACCGCCCTAGCAACGAGGTTGCTGCCTATCTAACATCTGCTGGCTACAGTGTCTATCACGTGAATCCGGTGATCGCCTCGACGCCGGAACAGCCCGTCTATGCGACGCTTGCCGAGGTTCCCGTCCCGATTGATGTGGTGGACGTGTTCCGCCGTTCAGAGGATGTCCCCGATGTGGTGGAGGCAGCAATCCGTGTGGGGGCAAACGTTGTTTGGATGCAGGAGGGAATCACAAATGACGCCGCTGCGCAGCGTGCCGAAGATGCCGGGTTGAAGGTCGTCCAAGATCGCTGTATGAAGATAACACACCGAAAACTGATGGGCAGCTAA
- a CDS encoding fibronectin-binding domain-containing protein has protein sequence MHFDVFTIAALVREFNEILVGGKVQDTLELGSEALGLEIYAAHQRQYLIVSADQQTARVHLVRERVRRGVENPSPIGLMLRRYVEGGRFVSASQPDWERVMRLEFVGAEGALTLIAEPMERRGNILLLRDGIIMDCVRRVGADENRFRVSLPGHPYNPPPPQSLKRAPTTLTLADLSERLDADPGKLAWRVLTESLLGFSPTLAKEVIYRAAGRVDGVRAGDVSTRALLGVIDGLVGALMAGQFTPGVCRQNGEISAFAAYELTFLPGWEKRESMSAALADYYGAPVGEEAYENAKAPVRAQLNEALEKVSRRVESLQQQTRDDRERERLRQSGELILAYQYQVGKGQTMLSAQYDFDAPPLEIAIDPRLTSVENAKAYFERYEKAKRAAAEIPALLKAAQAELDYLRQLDTDVTLAANYPEIGEVQEILQAHGYWRGARHAHPRGGKSAPLKIATGEGFVIWVGRNSRQNDEVTFGKGRPEDIWLHARGVPGAHVIIKSGGRSVPLGVLQRAANLAAYYSASRAEGRVLVDVTERRHVRKMRGGKAGMVTYRNEQPMEAIPAEAKTEKADTTTTPR, from the coding sequence ATGCATTTTGACGTATTCACCATTGCCGCACTCGTCCGCGAGTTCAACGAGATACTCGTTGGGGGAAAGGTGCAAGATACCCTTGAATTGGGCAGTGAGGCACTTGGTCTGGAAATTTACGCGGCGCACCAACGCCAATACCTGATCGTCAGTGCCGATCAGCAAACCGCCCGCGTTCATCTAGTGAGGGAGCGTGTCCGGCGGGGGGTAGAAAACCCCTCCCCCATTGGACTTATGCTGCGCCGCTATGTGGAAGGCGGGCGTTTTGTGAGCGCCTCTCAACCGGATTGGGAACGTGTTATGCGCCTTGAGTTCGTTGGGGCGGAGGGCGCACTGACGCTGATTGCCGAGCCGATGGAACGACGGGGGAATATCCTCCTGCTGCGGGATGGAATCATCATGGATTGCGTCCGGCGGGTGGGCGCTGATGAAAACCGCTTTCGGGTGAGTTTGCCCGGTCACCCCTACAATCCGCCGCCGCCGCAAAGCCTGAAACGCGCCCCAACCACACTGACCCTTGCCGACCTCAGCGAGAGACTAGACGCCGACCCAGGCAAACTGGCATGGCGCGTGCTGACCGAAAGCCTTTTAGGGTTCAGCCCCACACTGGCAAAAGAGGTGATCTATCGGGCAGCGGGGCGTGTGGATGGGGTGCGGGCGGGAGATGTAAGCACCCGCGCTTTGTTAGGCGTGATCGACGGGCTGGTTGGCGCGCTTATGGCGGGGCAGTTCACCCCCGGTGTGTGCCGCCAGAACGGGGAAATCTCTGCCTTTGCCGCTTATGAATTGACCTTCCTCCCCGGTTGGGAGAAGCGCGAATCGATGAGCGCGGCGCTGGCAGATTACTACGGTGCGCCCGTTGGCGAGGAAGCCTATGAAAATGCCAAAGCGCCCGTCCGCGCCCAACTAAACGAAGCGCTGGAAAAGGTGTCCCGTCGCGTTGAATCGCTCCAACAGCAAACCCGCGATGATCGGGAGCGGGAGCGGCTGCGCCAAAGTGGGGAATTGATCCTCGCCTACCAATATCAGGTGGGGAAGGGGCAGACGATGCTCAGCGCTCAGTATGATTTTGACGCACCGCCGTTGGAGATCGCCATCGATCCCCGCCTGACGTCCGTCGAAAACGCAAAGGCGTATTTTGAGCGCTACGAAAAGGCAAAGCGTGCCGCTGCTGAGATTCCCGCCCTCTTGAAGGCGGCACAGGCAGAATTGGACTATCTGCGGCAACTCGATACGGATGTGACGCTTGCCGCGAATTACCCAGAGATTGGCGAGGTGCAAGAGATTCTCCAAGCGCATGGCTATTGGCGGGGAGCGCGGCACGCTCACCCACGCGGGGGGAAATCAGCGCCGTTGAAAATTGCTACTGGAGAAGGGTTTGTCATTTGGGTGGGGCGCAATTCCCGCCAGAATGACGAGGTGACCTTTGGCAAAGGGCGTCCAGAGGATATATGGCTGCACGCACGGGGTGTACCGGGTGCGCATGTGATCATCAAGAGCGGAGGGCGCAGCGTCCCGCTTGGGGTGTTACAACGGGCGGCGAACCTTGCCGCCTATTACAGCGCGTCAAGGGCAGAGGGGCGCGTGTTGGTCGATGTGACCGAACGCCGCCATGTGCGGAAGATGCGCGGCGGCAAGGCGGGGATGGTCACCTATCGGAATGAACAGCCGATGGAGGCGATTCCGGCGGAGGCAAAGACCGAGAAAGCCGATACCACCACCACGCCCCGCTGA